The Lucilia cuprina isolate Lc7/37 chromosome 5, ASM2204524v1, whole genome shotgun sequence genome includes a window with the following:
- the LOC111689342 gene encoding uncharacterized protein LOC111689342, with product MTTTSNIIAPMAAALLPSTSSNTNAMTSTLTNVYESTYVGNSSTTNTTASNISKNILNHFKNLSTTANISFSNINSNDTYNEDSEMLQTIEYIGTVLSFYYIPIIVGTGSIGNILSVFVFFKTKLRKLSSSFYLAALAVSDTCFLFGLFVQWLNFVEVHIYNREYFCQFFTFFSNLACFCSVWFVVAFTVERFIAVMYPLRRQTMCTVRRAKIVLVGLTLLGCLHCAPFWISSTPVYLPSLGTTICDIKSEYKDYITLLNYWDTLVVFAVPFTTIAVLNTFTGCTVWKFATVRRTLTMQKMKTQHLPLHGTMSSPSSSYSTKDSGTVATAATNLTNTSTTTTATMEQQHSQHISTYRITSSSLKRQKATSCNLLQQAEVQKHHTHTHPNRATMIKHATSGDIFSRKSRKRKVTNSSQLKVTKMLLIVSTVFVCLNLPSFIMRMITYLELHHNFA from the exons ATGACAACAACGAGCAACATAATAGCGCCCATGGCAGCAGCACTCTTACCAAGCACATCGAGTAACACAAACGCAATGACATCAACTTTAACAAATGTCTACGAATCGACATATGTTGGCAACAGCAGCACAACTAACACAACTGCTTCGAATATTagcaagaatattttaaatcacTTTAAAAATCTCAGTACGACAGCAAACATCTCCTTcagcaacatcaacagcaaCGACACTTACAATGAAGACAGTGAAATGTTACAGACCATCGAATACATTGGAACCGTTTTGAGTTTCTACTACATACCCATCATTGTAGGCACCGGTTCGATTGGAAACATTCTTTCGgtctttgttttctttaaaacaaaattacgcAAACTTTCGTCGAGTTTCTATTTGGCCGCATTGGCTGTAAGTGACACTTGCTTCTTGTTTGGTCTCTTTGTTCAGTGGCTAAATTTTGTGGAGGTTCACATCTATAATCGTGAATACTTTTGCCAATTCTTTACGTTCTTTAGTAATTTGGCGTGTTTTTGTTCCGTATGGTTTGTGGTTGCCTTTACGGTAGAACGTTTTATAGCGGTCATGTATCCGCTGAGACGTCAGACCATGTGTACGGTGCGAAGGGCCAAAATAGTTTTAGTTGGTTTAACATTATTGGGTTGTTTGCACTGTGCACCTTTCTGGATATCCTCGACGCCCGTGTACTTGCCAAGTCTGGGAACAACAATATGTGATATTAAAAGTGAATATAAG GACTATATAACGCTACTTAATTATTGGGATACACTTGTTGTATTTGCTGTACCCTTTACAACAATTGCTGTCTTAAACACATTCACAGGATGTACTGTTTGGAAATTTGCTACAGTCAGAAGGACATTAACAATGCAAAAAAT GAAAACCCAACATTTACCCCTACACGGTACAATGTCATCGCCTTCATCATCCTATTCCACAAAGGACAGCGGAACAGTGGCAACAGCtgcaacaaatttaacaaatacatcAACTACTACAACTGCAACAATGGAACAACAACATTCGCAACATATTTCAACATATCGTATCACGTCTTCATCTTTAAAACGACAAAAAGCAACATCATGT AATCTACTTCAACAAGCAGAAGTTCAAAAGCATCATACACACACGCATCCAAATCGTGCAACCATGATAAAACATGCTACAAGTGGTGATATATTCTCAAGGAAATCAA GAAAACGAAAAGTTACGAATTCATCACAATTgaaagtaacaaaaatgttgttgatTGTCTCAACGGTCTTTGTGTGTTTAAATTTGCCAAGTTTTATCATGAGAATGATTACGTACTTGGag ttacaTCACAATTTTGCTTAA